One region of Oxalobacteraceae bacterium OTU3CAMAD1 genomic DNA includes:
- a CDS encoding Wzz/FepE/Etk N-terminal domain-containing protein has translation MNEAYDNPPQLRALRGIAAPTQLIERVDPLPEPDPGALAWRSYFQTLVARRWLILGVAALCTLAALAYALAARPVYEANMLLHVEEDTPNTSKNILNDVSSLFETKKAAIAEMELLHSRLVVARAVDTLRLYIDARPRYFPLGGEWIAARRGSALSAPGLFGRGGYVWGGEKIEVASFDVPDAMYNHDFTITALGGGRYRLGDGKGRPVLEGETGLAAHAAGPDGAIDLVVTRLRANPGARFTLRRSSRLAALEQVQRSLQIAEQGKQSGVIAVKLHGANPQQVYATLTEIGSEYMRQNLARRTEEAQKTLAFLDRQLPVLRHQLESAEASYNGYRSSHATVNLEQEVRIALDTLAAAQTRRSTLTQKRAELLGRYTDEHPLLQALNQQSRETLREIDELEARIKRLPLVEQEQARLARDVKVSTDLYTELLNTAQQLRLVAVGRVGNVRMVDMPVAPERPLKPNRSLIVVLGMVTGLFLGALLAFASKAVGGGIDDPERIEAMLGARTVHATIPHSRSQDRLRRQARKRAPLLLAQAAPDDAAAESLRAFRAALQFVLPHSRNNVVSCLGPTRRVGASFVSVNLALLMASGGKRTLLIDADLRDGRLHEYFGIERCGGLAECLAGALQPHMAVRHGVADHLDFIPCGSVLPQQTELLQHRHLASLLESLGARYDVVLMTAPPVMEAADALVVGAHAGAVFLVTRAGVTTESQLNASVKRLNQAGIAPHGVVFNDA, from the coding sequence ATGAATGAAGCTTACGACAACCCGCCGCAACTGCGCGCGCTGCGCGGTATCGCCGCGCCGACCCAACTGATCGAGCGGGTCGACCCGCTGCCCGAGCCGGATCCCGGCGCGCTGGCGTGGCGCTCGTACTTCCAGACGCTGGTCGCGCGGCGCTGGCTGATCCTCGGCGTGGCCGCGCTGTGCACCCTGGCGGCGCTGGCCTACGCGCTGGCCGCGCGCCCGGTGTACGAGGCCAACATGCTGCTGCACGTGGAGGAGGACACCCCGAACACGTCGAAGAACATCCTCAACGACGTCTCGTCGCTGTTCGAAACCAAGAAGGCGGCGATCGCCGAGATGGAGCTGCTGCACTCGCGGCTGGTGGTGGCGCGCGCGGTCGATACCCTGCGCCTGTACATCGACGCGCGGCCGCGCTATTTCCCGCTGGGCGGCGAGTGGATCGCGGCGCGCCGCGGCAGCGCGTTGTCCGCGCCCGGCCTGTTCGGCCGTGGCGGCTATGTGTGGGGCGGCGAGAAAATCGAGGTCGCCAGCTTCGACGTGCCCGACGCCATGTACAACCATGACTTCACCATCACCGCGCTCGGCGGCGGACGCTACCGGCTCGGCGACGGCAAGGGGCGCCCCGTGCTGGAGGGCGAGACGGGACTGGCGGCGCACGCCGCCGGCCCCGACGGCGCCATCGACCTGGTGGTGACGCGGCTGCGCGCCAACCCCGGCGCCCGCTTCACCTTGCGCCGCAGCTCGCGCCTGGCCGCGCTCGAACAGGTGCAGCGCTCGCTGCAGATCGCCGAGCAAGGCAAGCAGTCGGGGGTCATCGCGGTCAAGCTGCACGGCGCCAACCCGCAGCAGGTGTACGCCACGCTGACCGAGATCGGCAGCGAATACATGCGGCAAAACCTGGCGCGGCGCACCGAGGAGGCGCAAAAGACGCTGGCCTTCCTCGACCGCCAGTTGCCGGTGCTGCGCCACCAGCTCGAAAGCGCCGAGGCCAGCTACAACGGCTACCGCAGCAGCCACGCCACCGTCAACCTGGAGCAGGAAGTGCGCATCGCGCTCGACACGCTGGCGGCGGCGCAGACGCGCCGCAGCACCCTGACGCAAAAGCGCGCCGAGCTGCTGGGGCGCTACACCGACGAGCATCCGCTGCTGCAGGCGCTGAACCAGCAGAGCCGCGAGACCTTGCGCGAGATCGACGAGCTCGAGGCGCGCATCAAGCGCCTGCCGCTGGTCGAGCAGGAACAGGCGCGCCTGGCGCGCGACGTCAAGGTCAGCACCGACCTGTACACCGAGCTGCTGAACACGGCGCAACAGTTGCGCCTGGTGGCGGTGGGGCGGGTCGGCAACGTGCGCATGGTCGACATGCCGGTGGCGCCGGAGCGCCCGCTCAAGCCGAACCGCTCGCTGATCGTAGTGTTGGGCATGGTCACCGGCCTGTTCCTGGGCGCGCTGCTGGCCTTCGCCAGCAAGGCCGTGGGCGGCGGCATCGACGACCCCGAGCGCATCGAGGCGATGCTGGGCGCGCGCACGGTGCACGCGACCATCCCGCACAGCCGCAGCCAGGACCGCCTGCGGCGGCAGGCGCGCAAGCGGGCGCCGCTGCTGCTGGCGCAGGCGGCGCCGGACGACGCGGCCGCCGAGAGCCTGCGGGCGTTCCGCGCCGCGCTGCAATTCGTGTTGCCGCACAGCCGCAACAACGTCGTCAGCTGCCTGGGGCCGACGCGGCGCGTGGGCGCCTCGTTCGTGTCGGTCAACCTGGCGCTGCTGATGGCCTCGGGGGGCAAGCGCACCTTGCTGATCGACGCCGACCTGCGCGACGGCCGGCTGCACGAGTATTTCGGCATCGAGCGTTGCGGCGGGCTGGCCGAGTGCCTGGCCGGCGCGCTGCAGCCGCACATGGCGGTGCGCCACGGGGTTGCCGACCATCTTGATTTCATTCCTTGCGGCAGCGTGCTGCCGCAGCAGACGGAGCTGCTGCAGCACCGTCATCTGGCCAGCCTGCTCGAGTCGCTCGGCGCCCGCTACGACGTGGTGCTCATGACGGCGCCGCCGGTGATGGAGGCGGCCGACGCGCTGGTCGTCGGCGCCCACGCCGGCGCCGTCTTCCTCGTCACCCGCGCCGGCGTGACCACGGAGAGCCAGCTCAACGCGTCAGTCAAACGGCTCAACCAGGCCGGCATCGCGCCGCACGGCGTGGTGTTCAACGACGCCTAG
- a CDS encoding polysaccharide biosynthesis/export family protein codes for MHNVAPSFFHFRFNFRPAYLPAALALCVLLGGCATSMHSAPAPDDAEVIPITEQWLDAEQRGNAGAPAAGQDLGNLAVTEPGVYTYILGVGDVLAITLWDHPELTGAVARDQGVDGAGLGPPAASFVIDQQGKLHFPFAGTMDFAGLTREQAGALLTKRLTRYFRDPRVTLSVQAYRSQRVYIDGEVRTPGLQTVNDIPMTLLEAINRAGGLTPSADQSRITVERAGRRHKVDLIRALRDGRHAAAVMLVNGDIVRVPPRDESKVFVAGEVLQPRSLTMHDGRLTLNEALGEVGGINPQSGDAGQVYVVRQTAQGPRVYRLDARPSRALALAERFELRAKDVVYVAASPLANWHRAISQLFPGELSSAVGATTRP; via the coding sequence ATGCACAACGTCGCACCATCCTTTTTTCATTTCCGCTTTAATTTCCGCCCCGCATATCTGCCGGCGGCGCTCGCGCTGTGCGTGTTGCTGGGCGGATGCGCCACCAGCATGCACAGCGCGCCGGCGCCGGACGACGCCGAAGTCATACCCATCACAGAGCAATGGCTCGACGCCGAGCAGCGCGGCAACGCCGGCGCGCCGGCGGCCGGCCAGGACCTAGGCAACCTGGCGGTCACCGAGCCCGGCGTGTACACCTACATCCTGGGTGTCGGCGACGTGCTGGCGATCACCTTGTGGGACCATCCGGAACTGACCGGCGCGGTCGCGCGCGACCAGGGCGTCGACGGCGCCGGGTTGGGGCCGCCGGCCGCCAGCTTCGTCATCGACCAGCAGGGCAAGCTGCATTTTCCGTTCGCCGGCACCATGGACTTCGCCGGGCTGACGCGCGAGCAGGCCGGCGCCTTGCTGACCAAGCGGCTGACGCGCTACTTCCGCGATCCGCGCGTCACGCTCAGTGTGCAGGCCTACCGCAGCCAGCGGGTCTACATCGACGGCGAGGTGCGCACGCCGGGCCTGCAAACCGTCAACGATATTCCGATGACCCTGCTCGAGGCGATCAACCGCGCCGGCGGCCTGACGCCCAGCGCCGACCAGAGCCGCATCACCGTCGAGCGCGCGGGCCGGCGCCACAAGGTCGACCTGATCCGCGCGCTGCGCGACGGCCGCCATGCCGCCGCCGTGATGCTGGTCAACGGCGACATCGTGCGGGTGCCGCCGCGCGACGAGAGCAAGGTGTTCGTCGCCGGCGAGGTGCTGCAACCGCGCTCGCTGACCATGCACGACGGCCGCCTGACCCTGAACGAGGCGCTCGGCGAGGTCGGCGGCATCAATCCGCAGAGCGGCGACGCCGGCCAGGTGTACGTGGTGCGGCAGACGGCGCAGGGGCCGCGCGTGTACCGGCTCGACGCCCGGCCGTCGCGGGCGCTGGCGCTGGCCGAGCGCTTCGAGCTGCGCGCCAAGGATGTTGTGTACGTGGCCGCCTCGCCGCTGGCCAACTGGCACCGCGCGATCAGCCAGCTGTTCCCGGGCGAGCTGTCGTCCGCCGTCGGCGCCACCACCAGACCATAG
- a CDS encoding EAL domain-containing protein — MTAPKAGDSLRARWLRRGLDTHISLPLFALLLLVAIWLLSLHEIDVERGRARAAAADSLREVLGTYEAQVARGLDGIDQTLRVLKYAVERRGTLGALPELGREGLLPSGLVFAVSIVDRDGMTVASSPRAAPISVADQRYFNFHQERDSGSTFVGEPTRDVANTEWHLHFTRRLDDEKGNFAGVVMVETDPAYFTSSYERSRMGERGMLGLVGADGVVRALRIGDKVSFGQRLVAQATPPEVQAAARPDPQDGVRRFSGVSELHGAALKVVAGLDEKEQMAGFERKRREMLWRAGAASLALAIATGLLWLWSWQGARHRARVRRAQETYAAASAASLDAFFVMREVRDGAGAVVDFSIVDANSRAAQFTGVSRERLCRTTLLRLVPMARENGMFAELVRVTQAGGVHEQEWENTIPELSARWLHQQVVPVEGGVVAIVRDITERKLAEERMQHLAHHDTLTGLPNRILITERLELTVAEAHAVDAALLVAFIDLDGFKLVNDGLGHNAGDALLKVVAGRMAACLRPGDTVGRFGGDEFVLMLRQTAGEGGGDGASAVLERVREAVLQPICVGGQQVQVSCSIGVAVHPDDGADAETLLMHADAAMYRAKELGKNNCQFYAREMNAQIEQKLVLLEGMRQALEHRQFRLVYQPKVDLRTGRIFGAEALVRWVHPEHGVIGPDRFIPLAEESGMIVALGEWVLREACHQNRAWQDAGLPPLCISVNVSPRQFEEGRLVERVAQALADSDMAPRWLELEVTEGVIMRDLTRALGKMEQLRAMGVALSIDDFGTGYSSLSALKSFPISTLKIDKSFVRDLAHSAGDQAIASSIIGLAHRLKLRVIAEGVETEQQRGFLRANGCDEMQGYLFSEPLPPELLAALLERSMDAAPAPVRCSEVAA, encoded by the coding sequence ATGACGGCGCCCAAGGCCGGCGACAGCCTGCGCGCGCGCTGGCTGCGGCGCGGGCTCGACACGCATATCTCGCTGCCGCTGTTCGCGCTGCTGCTGCTGGTGGCGATCTGGCTGCTGTCGCTGCACGAGATCGACGTCGAACGGGGACGCGCGCGCGCGGCCGCCGCCGATTCGCTGCGCGAGGTGCTGGGCACCTACGAGGCGCAGGTGGCGCGCGGCCTGGACGGCATCGATCAAACGCTGCGCGTGCTCAAGTACGCGGTCGAGCGGCGCGGCACCCTGGGCGCGCTGCCGGAACTGGGGCGCGAGGGCTTGCTGCCGTCCGGCCTGGTGTTCGCCGTCAGCATCGTCGACCGCGACGGCATGACGGTCGCCAGCAGTCCGCGCGCGGCGCCGATCTCGGTGGCAGACCAGCGCTATTTCAACTTCCACCAGGAACGCGATAGCGGTTCCACCTTTGTCGGCGAGCCCACGCGCGATGTCGCCAACACCGAGTGGCACCTGCACTTCACGCGCCGGCTCGATGACGAGAAGGGCAACTTCGCCGGCGTCGTCATGGTCGAAACCGATCCCGCGTATTTCACCAGCAGCTACGAGCGCAGCCGCATGGGCGAGCGCGGCATGCTGGGGCTGGTCGGCGCGGACGGCGTGGTGCGCGCCCTGCGCATCGGCGACAAGGTGTCGTTCGGCCAGCGCCTGGTGGCCCAAGCGACGCCGCCCGAGGTGCAGGCGGCTGCCCGGCCCGACCCGCAGGACGGTGTGCGCCGCTTCAGCGGCGTCAGCGAACTGCACGGCGCGGCGCTCAAGGTGGTCGCCGGCCTCGACGAAAAGGAGCAGATGGCTGGGTTCGAGCGCAAGCGCCGCGAGATGCTGTGGCGGGCCGGCGCGGCCAGCCTGGCGCTGGCGATCGCCACCGGCCTGCTGTGGCTGTGGTCGTGGCAGGGCGCGCGCCACCGCGCCCGCGTGCGGCGCGCGCAGGAAACCTACGCGGCGGCGTCGGCGGCCAGCCTGGACGCTTTCTTCGTCATGCGCGAGGTGCGCGACGGCGCCGGCGCGGTCGTTGACTTCAGCATTGTCGACGCCAATTCGCGCGCCGCACAGTTCACCGGCGTGAGCCGCGAACGCCTGTGCCGCACCACCTTGCTGCGGCTGGTGCCGATGGCGCGCGAGAACGGCATGTTCGCCGAGCTGGTGCGCGTGACGCAGGCCGGCGGCGTGCACGAGCAGGAATGGGAGAACACCATCCCCGAGCTGAGCGCGCGCTGGCTGCACCAGCAGGTGGTGCCGGTCGAAGGCGGCGTGGTGGCGATCGTGCGCGACATCACCGAGCGCAAGCTGGCCGAAGAGCGCATGCAGCACCTGGCGCACCACGACACGCTGACCGGATTGCCGAACCGTATTTTGATCACCGAGCGGCTGGAACTGACGGTGGCCGAGGCGCATGCTGTCGATGCCGCCTTGCTGGTGGCGTTCATCGACCTCGACGGTTTTAAATTGGTCAACGACGGCCTGGGACACAACGCCGGCGACGCGCTGCTCAAGGTGGTGGCGGGACGGATGGCGGCCTGCCTGCGCCCTGGCGACACCGTGGGCCGTTTCGGCGGCGACGAGTTCGTGCTGATGCTGCGCCAGACCGCTGGAGAAGGCGGGGGCGACGGCGCGTCGGCGGTGCTGGAACGGGTGCGCGAGGCGGTGCTGCAACCGATCTGCGTGGGCGGACAGCAGGTGCAGGTCAGCTGCAGCATCGGCGTGGCGGTCCATCCCGACGACGGCGCCGACGCCGAAACGCTGCTGATGCACGCCGACGCGGCGATGTACCGCGCCAAGGAGCTGGGCAAGAACAATTGCCAGTTCTATGCGCGCGAAATGAACGCCCAGATCGAACAGAAGCTGGTGCTGCTCGAGGGCATGCGCCAGGCGCTGGAGCATCGCCAGTTCCGGCTGGTGTACCAGCCCAAGGTAGACCTGCGCACCGGCCGCATTTTCGGCGCGGAGGCGCTGGTGCGCTGGGTGCATCCGGAGCACGGCGTGATCGGGCCGGACCGTTTCATTCCGCTGGCCGAGGAAAGCGGCATGATCGTGGCGCTGGGCGAGTGGGTGCTGCGCGAGGCGTGCCACCAGAACCGCGCCTGGCAGGACGCCGGCCTGCCGCCGCTGTGCATCTCGGTCAACGTGTCGCCGCGCCAGTTCGAGGAGGGGCGGCTGGTCGAGCGGGTGGCGCAGGCGCTGGCCGACAGCGACATGGCGCCGCGCTGGCTGGAGCTGGAGGTGACCGAAGGCGTGATCATGCGCGACCTCACGCGCGCGCTCGGCAAGATGGAGCAGCTGCGCGCGATGGGCGTGGCGCTGTCGATCGACGACTTCGGCACCGGTTACTCGAGCCTGTCGGCGCTCAAGTCGTTCCCGATCAGCACCCTCAAGATCGACAAGTCCTTCGTGCGCGACCTGGCGCACAGCGCCGGCGACCAGGCCATCGCCAGCTCCATCATCGGCCTGGCGCACCGGCTCAAGCTGCGCGTGATCGCCGAAGGCGTGGAAACCGAGCAGCAGCGCGGCTTCCTGCGCGCCAACGGCTGCGACGAGATGCAAGGCTATCTGTTCAGCGAGCCGCTGCCGCCGGAGCTACTGGCGGCGTTGCTGGAACGCTCCATGGACGCCGCGCCGGCGCCCGTCCGGTGCAGCGAGGTCGCCGCCTAG
- a CDS encoding phosphate ABC transporter substrate-binding protein produces the protein MTDPLLPLPAMRLTTRLLTVPFLTMLLLTLPVLPPAFAAEVGPHDPVIVVSAKNPLPWLRHEQVAAIFMGQTDRFPDGAEAVALDLPPGNALRDAFYRRVAERSPALMKAYWSKMVFTGRGQPPRELHNSAAVRRMVADNPAMIGYIDRAALDASVKVLEVRP, from the coding sequence ATGACCGATCCATTGTTGCCGTTGCCCGCGATGCGTTTGACCACTCGTTTGTTGACCGTTCCTTTCCTGACCATGCTTTTATTGACGTTGCCGGTCCTGCCGCCGGCGTTCGCCGCAGAGGTCGGCCCGCACGATCCGGTGATCGTGGTGTCGGCCAAAAATCCGTTGCCCTGGCTGCGCCACGAGCAGGTGGCGGCCATCTTCATGGGACAAACCGACCGCTTTCCCGACGGCGCCGAAGCGGTGGCGCTCGACCTGCCGCCCGGCAACGCGCTGCGCGACGCGTTTTACCGGCGGGTGGCGGAGCGCTCGCCGGCGCTGATGAAGGCGTACTGGAGCAAGATGGTGTTCACCGGTCGCGGCCAGCCGCCGCGCGAACTGCACAATAGCGCCGCCGTGCGCCGCATGGTGGCCGACAATCCGGCCATGATCGGCTATATCGACCGCGCCGCCCTCGACGCCAGCGTCAAGGTGCTGGAGGTGCGTCCATGA
- a CDS encoding PAS domain S-box protein → MTHPFLQGGGQVAQIIASHDWSGTALGPIDAWPQSLKTTVALILRSTVPIVLLMGEQGVMIYNDGYSVFAGGRHPMSLGANVREAWPEIADFNDHVVKVGLAGQTLVYKDQELTVNRNGGPEQIWMNLDYSPVLDEAGTPVGVMVLVIETTDKVKAERRVRNEAERMRIMFEQAPGFMAMLSGPEHVFTSANPAYMALVGQREVIGLPVREALPEANSQGFLGLLDKLYASGETWSGTAVPFFLAATGDRPARERFLDFVYQPLRDAAGAVWGIFVQGADVTDRVMAENLLRASENTFRTLSQTIPSQVWQANADGGLDWFNDQVYRYSGTRPGQLDDNRWAEIVHPEDLPAAGQAWTVAVATGQTFETEYRIRRADGIYRWHIVRALPIVDDHGVVQRWVGTSTDIEDQKSTAYKLQQQVAERTAERDRMWRYSTDVMMVVSLEGWVSAVNPAFTRLLGWEEAEVIGTSLYKLIHPDDMAASMAEMAALAEGRHTFKFENRTLRKGGGHAILSWTAVPDERYVHAVGRDMTAERAAADEMRRTAAALQQSQKMEAIGKLTGGVAHDFNNLLQVISGNLQLLGGDVKGNARAEKRLEHALAGVTRGAKLASYLLAFGRRQALDPRVVKIGRFIAGMEDMLRRALGEEIEVETVISGGLWNTLVDTAQVENAVLNLCINARDAMDGVGRLTIEVGNAMLDDQYAATHAELAAGQYVMIAISDTGSGMSPEVLAQAFDPFFSTKPEGKGSGLGLSMVYGFARQSGGHVKIYSEPGSGTTVKLYLPRSTDVEDAPAPPEMRAVVGGQETILVAEDDDGVRATVVEMLSELGYRVLKANDAASALSIIDSGLPIDLLFTDVVMPGPLRSPELARKARERLPGIAVLFTSGYTENAIVHGGRLDAGVDLLGKPYTREALARKVRHVLANRQHQAQLTAPAAVAAAGEAADGEAGSGGLRIVLVEDERELRETTTELLELLGHTVLPAGDAAAALVLLQGGAIDVMITDISLPDLSGEVLAARARALRPGLRIIFASGQHPRFPLEGAQCLLKPFSVDKLMQMLASVV, encoded by the coding sequence GTGACTCATCCCTTTCTCCAAGGCGGCGGCCAAGTCGCGCAGATCATCGCTTCCCACGATTGGAGCGGGACCGCGCTTGGCCCCATCGACGCCTGGCCGCAGTCGCTCAAGACGACGGTGGCGCTGATATTGCGCTCGACCGTGCCGATCGTGCTGCTGATGGGCGAGCAGGGGGTGATGATCTACAACGACGGCTATTCGGTGTTCGCCGGCGGCCGCCATCCGATGTCGCTGGGCGCCAACGTGCGCGAGGCCTGGCCGGAGATCGCCGACTTCAACGACCATGTGGTCAAGGTCGGCCTGGCAGGCCAAACGCTGGTCTACAAGGACCAGGAGCTGACCGTCAACCGCAACGGCGGGCCGGAACAGATCTGGATGAACCTGGACTATTCGCCGGTGCTCGACGAGGCCGGCACGCCGGTCGGCGTGATGGTGCTGGTGATCGAGACCACCGACAAGGTCAAGGCCGAGCGCCGCGTGCGCAACGAGGCCGAGCGCATGCGCATCATGTTCGAGCAGGCCCCCGGCTTCATGGCGATGCTCTCGGGGCCCGAGCATGTCTTCACGTCGGCCAATCCGGCCTATATGGCGCTGGTCGGCCAGCGCGAGGTGATCGGCCTGCCGGTGCGCGAGGCGCTGCCGGAGGCGAACAGCCAGGGCTTCCTCGGCTTGCTCGATAAACTGTACGCGTCCGGCGAGACCTGGTCCGGCACCGCCGTGCCGTTCTTCCTGGCCGCCACCGGCGACCGGCCGGCGCGCGAGCGCTTCCTCGATTTCGTCTATCAGCCGCTGCGCGACGCCGCCGGCGCCGTGTGGGGCATTTTCGTGCAGGGCGCCGACGTGACCGACCGCGTGATGGCCGAGAACCTGCTGCGCGCCAGCGAGAACACCTTCCGCACCTTGTCGCAGACGATACCGAGCCAGGTCTGGCAGGCCAACGCCGACGGTGGCCTGGACTGGTTCAACGACCAGGTCTACCGCTATTCCGGCACCCGGCCCGGCCAGCTGGACGACAACCGCTGGGCCGAGATCGTCCATCCGGAGGACCTGCCGGCGGCCGGCCAGGCGTGGACCGTGGCGGTGGCCACCGGCCAGACCTTCGAGACCGAGTACCGCATCCGCCGCGCCGACGGCATCTATCGCTGGCACATCGTGCGCGCCTTGCCGATCGTCGACGACCACGGCGTGGTGCAGCGCTGGGTCGGCACCAGCACCGATATCGAGGACCAGAAATCGACCGCCTACAAGCTGCAGCAGCAGGTGGCCGAGCGCACCGCGGAGCGCGACCGCATGTGGCGCTATTCGACCGACGTGATGATGGTGGTGTCGCTGGAGGGCTGGGTCAGCGCCGTCAATCCGGCCTTCACCCGCCTGCTGGGATGGGAGGAGGCGGAGGTGATCGGCACCTCGCTGTATAAACTGATCCACCCGGACGACATGGCCGCGTCGATGGCGGAGATGGCCGCGCTGGCCGAGGGCCGGCACACCTTCAAGTTCGAGAACCGCACCTTGCGCAAGGGCGGCGGGCACGCGATCCTGTCGTGGACCGCCGTGCCGGACGAGCGCTACGTGCATGCCGTGGGCCGCGACATGACGGCCGAGCGGGCGGCGGCCGACGAGATGCGCCGCACGGCGGCGGCGCTGCAGCAGTCGCAAAAGATGGAGGCGATCGGCAAGCTGACCGGCGGCGTGGCGCACGATTTCAACAACCTGCTGCAGGTCATCTCCGGCAACCTGCAACTGCTCGGCGGCGACGTCAAGGGCAACGCGCGCGCCGAGAAGCGCCTCGAGCACGCGCTGGCCGGCGTCACGCGCGGCGCCAAGCTGGCCAGCTACCTGCTGGCGTTCGGCCGGCGCCAGGCGCTCGATCCGAGGGTGGTCAAGATCGGCCGCTTCATCGCCGGCATGGAGGACATGTTGCGCCGTGCCCTGGGCGAGGAGATCGAGGTCGAGACGGTGATCTCCGGCGGCTTGTGGAACACCCTGGTCGATACCGCGCAGGTGGAGAACGCGGTGCTCAACCTGTGCATCAACGCGCGCGACGCCATGGACGGCGTGGGCAGGCTCACCATCGAGGTGGGCAACGCCATGCTGGACGACCAGTATGCCGCCACCCATGCCGAGCTGGCGGCCGGCCAGTACGTGATGATCGCCATCAGCGACACCGGCAGCGGCATGAGCCCCGAGGTGCTGGCGCAGGCGTTCGATCCGTTCTTCTCGACCAAGCCGGAAGGCAAGGGCAGCGGCCTTGGCTTGTCGATGGTGTACGGCTTCGCGCGCCAGTCGGGCGGCCATGTGAAGATATACAGCGAGCCTGGCAGCGGCACCACGGTCAAGCTCTACCTGCCCCGTTCGACCGATGTCGAGGACGCGCCGGCGCCGCCGGAAATGCGCGCCGTGGTGGGCGGACAGGAGACCATCCTGGTGGCCGAGGACGACGACGGCGTGCGCGCCACCGTGGTCGAGATGCTGAGCGAGCTCGGTTACCGCGTGCTCAAGGCGAACGACGCGGCCAGCGCGCTGAGCATCATCGACAGCGGCCTGCCGATCGACCTGCTGTTCACCGACGTGGTGATGCCGGGGCCGCTGCGCAGCCCCGAGCTGGCGCGCAAGGCGCGCGAGCGGCTGCCGGGCATCGCGGTGCTGTTCACGTCCGGCTACACGGAAAACGCCATCGTGCATGGCGGCCGGCTCGACGCCGGCGTCGATTTGCTGGGCAAGCCTTACACCCGCGAGGCGCTGGCGCGCAAGGTGCGCCATGTGCTGGCCAACCGCCAGCATCAGGCGCAGCTGACGGCGCCGGCGGCCGTGGCTGCGGCCGGCGAGGCGGCCGACGGCGAGGCCGGGTCGGGAGGCCTGCGCATCGTGCTGGTGGAGGACGAGCGCGAACTGCGCGAGACCACCACCGAGCTGCTCGAACTGCTGGGCCATACGGTACTGCCGGCCGGCGACGCGGCCGCCGCGCTGGTGTTGCTGCAGGGCGGGGCGATCGATGTGATGATCACCGATATCTCGTTGCCGGACCTGTCGGGCGAGGTGCTGGCTGCGCGCGCCCGCGCGTTGCGGCCCGGCCTGCGGATTATCTTCGCCAGCGGCCAGCATCCGCGCTTCCCGCTCGAGGGGGCGCAATGTCTGCTCAAGCCGTTCAGTGTCGACAAGCTGATGCAGATGCTGGCGTCCGTGGTGTAA
- the fur gene encoding ferric iron uptake transcriptional regulator has translation MDIPQELRKLGLKATLPRLRILQLFQESKSKHLNADDVYRLLHDENIDMGLATVYRVLMQFADAGILIRRHFESVASVFELNEGGHHDHLICTNCGKMEEFLDAEIEARQEAVAKERNFVLHEHSLSLYGFCGDCADNINPMAARKLRRS, from the coding sequence ATGGATATCCCTCAAGAGTTGCGCAAGCTTGGCCTGAAGGCCACCCTACCCCGTCTGCGCATCCTGCAATTGTTCCAGGAATCGAAAAGCAAGCATTTGAACGCGGACGACGTCTATCGCCTGCTGCACGACGAAAACATCGACATGGGGCTGGCCACGGTGTACCGGGTGCTGATGCAATTCGCCGACGCCGGCATCCTGATCCGCCGGCACTTTGAATCGGTGGCCTCGGTGTTCGAACTCAACGAGGGTGGCCACCACGACCACCTGATCTGCACCAACTGCGGCAAGATGGAGGAATTCCTCGACGCCGAGATCGAAGCGCGGCAGGAGGCGGTGGCCAAGGAGCGCAACTTCGTGCTGCACGAACACTCGCTGTCGCTGTACGGTTTTTGCGGCGACTGCGCCGACAACATCAATCCGATGGCGGCGCGGAAGCTGCGGCGTTCCTGA
- a CDS encoding response regulator, translating into MSDPEPHFCHIAIVDDDDAVRVGLSSLLRSYGYAAQAFDSAQALLGAGGAALEQFHCVITDLQMPGMSGIELLEELRRQGNPLPLILMTAFPEAALRKRALQGGAACFLSKPFDANQLLACLRNAAASAPPSD; encoded by the coding sequence GTGTCTGATCCGGAACCACATTTTTGTCATATCGCTATCGTCGACGACGACGACGCCGTGCGCGTCGGCTTGAGCAGCCTGCTGCGCTCCTACGGCTATGCGGCGCAGGCCTTCGATTCGGCACAGGCGCTGCTGGGCGCGGGCGGCGCCGCGCTGGAGCAGTTTCATTGCGTGATCACCGATCTGCAGATGCCCGGCATGAGCGGTATCGAGTTGCTGGAGGAGTTGCGCCGTCAGGGCAACCCGCTGCCGCTGATACTGATGACGGCCTTTCCCGAGGCGGCGCTGCGCAAGCGCGCGCTGCAGGGCGGCGCCGCGTGCTTTTTGAGCAAGCCGTTCGACGCCAACCAGCTACTCGCCTGCCTCAGGAACGCCGCAGCTTCCGCGCCGCCATCGGATTGA